From the Excalfactoria chinensis isolate bCotChi1 chromosome 1, bCotChi1.hap2, whole genome shotgun sequence genome, one window contains:
- the PYROXD1 gene encoding pyridine nucleotide-disulfide oxidoreductase domain-containing protein 1 isoform X1 — protein sequence MAAGPGNARSRFVVVGGGIAGVTCAEKLAVDFPSEDIFLVTASPVIKAVTNFKQVSKTLEEFDVEEQPSSLLEQRYPNIKVIHSAVNQLKSDEHKIFTEDGREYTYEKLCLCAGAKPKLIFEGSPYVLGIRDTDSAQAFQKNLAQAERIVVVGNGGIALELVYEIEGCEVIWAIKDKAIGNTFFDAGAAEFLIPKLTAEKQETPIECKRTKYTMEGSEKKERPAAAPSDKLGSALGPDWHEGLQLKGTKEFSHKVHIEILCEVKKIHSQQEFLQQQQTSLAFPKEGKNVEPDEVLWPVYVELTNGKIYGCNFIVSATGVVPNVKPFLDSNNFAIGEDGGLEVDEHMHTSLPDIYAAGDICTAAWKHSPVWHQMRLWTQARQMGWYAAKCMAADASGESIDLDFSFELFAHVTKFFNYKVVVLGKFNAQGLGLDHELMLRCTKGQEYVKVVMQNGRMMGAVLIGETDLEETFENLILNQMDLSSYGEDLLNPDIDIEDYFD from the exons ATGGCGGCGGGCCCCGGTAATGCGCGGAGCCGCTTCGTGGTGGTGGGCGGAGGCATCGCCGGAGTTACCTGCGCCGAGAAG CTGGCCGTGGACTTTCCGTCAGAAGACATTTTTTTAGTGACGGCTTCTCCAGTTATAAAAGCTGTTACGAATTTCAAACAG gtCTCAAAAACACTTGAGGAATTTGATGTGGAAGAGCAACCCAGTTCTCTATTAGAACAACGGTATCCCAATATTAAAGTTATCCACTCTGCCGTAAATCAATTGAAAAGCGATGAGCAT aaaattttcactgaagacGGGAGAGAATATACGTATGAAAAGCTTTGCCTGTGTGCTGGAGCAAAACCTAAATTAATTTTTGAAGGAAGCCCGTATGTGTTAGGAATTCGGGATACTGACAGCGCGCAG GCTTTTCAGAAGAATTTGGCTCAAGCTGAGAGAATAGTAGTGGTTGGTAACGGTGGGATTGCACTTGAATTAGT GTATGAAATTGAAGGCTGTGAAGTAATCTGGGCCATCAAAGACAAAGCTATTGGGAACACTTTTTTTGATGCAGGAGCAGCTGAATTTCTTATTCCAAAActgactgctgaaaaacaagagaCTCCGATTGAATGTAAAAGAACCAAGTATACAATGGAAG gaagtgagaaaaaagaaaggcctgcagcagcaccatctGACAAACTGGGCAGCGCCTTGGGTCCTGACTGGCATGAAGGCTTACAGCTGAAAGGAACCAAAGAG TTTTCTCATAAAGTACATATTGAAATACTGTGTGAAGTAAAGAAAATACACTCGCAGCAAGAATTCTTACAACAGCAGCAGACTTCTTTGGCTTTTCCTAAAGAGGGGAAGAATGTAGAACCAGATGAAG ttctgtggCCTGTATACGTGGAATTAACTAATGGAAAAATTTATGGATGCAATTTCATTGTTAGTGCAACCGGAGTTGTGCCGAATGTGAAACCATTTCTTGATAGCAATAAT TTTGCTATAGGTGAAGATGGAGGTCTTGAAGTAGATGAACACATGCACACCTCCCTGCCGGATATCTATGCAGCTGGGGATATCTGCACGGCGGCgtggaaacacagccctgtGTGGCACCAG atgagaCTGTGGACTCAAGCTAGGCAGATGGGATGGTATGCAGCAAAATGCATGGCAGCTGATGCTTCAGGGGAGTCTATTGATCTGGATTTCAGCTTTGAGTTGTTTGCTCATGTAACAAAATTTTTCAATTACAAG GTGGTGGTTTTGGGAAAATTCAATGCTCAAGGCTTGGGTTTAGACCATGAACTAATGCTGAGATGTACCAAGGGACAAGAGTATGTTAAAGTGGTGATGCAGAACGGACGAATGATGGGAGCGGTGCTGATTGGTGAAACAGACTTGGAAGAAACCTTTGAGAACTTGATTTTAAATCAAATGGACCTTTCATCCTACGGTGAAGATCTCCTGAATCCAGATATTGATATAGAAGATTATTTTGATTGA
- the PYROXD1 gene encoding pyridine nucleotide-disulfide oxidoreductase domain-containing protein 1 isoform X2: protein MKIFTEDGREYTYEKLCLCAGAKPKLIFEGSPYVLGIRDTDSAQAFQKNLAQAERIVVVGNGGIALELVYEIEGCEVIWAIKDKAIGNTFFDAGAAEFLIPKLTAEKQETPIECKRTKYTMEGSEKKERPAAAPSDKLGSALGPDWHEGLQLKGTKEFSHKVHIEILCEVKKIHSQQEFLQQQQTSLAFPKEGKNVEPDEVLWPVYVELTNGKIYGCNFIVSATGVVPNVKPFLDSNNFAIGEDGGLEVDEHMHTSLPDIYAAGDICTAAWKHSPVWHQMRLWTQARQMGWYAAKCMAADASGESIDLDFSFELFAHVTKFFNYKVVVLGKFNAQGLGLDHELMLRCTKGQEYVKVVMQNGRMMGAVLIGETDLEETFENLILNQMDLSSYGEDLLNPDIDIEDYFD from the exons ATG aaaattttcactgaagacGGGAGAGAATATACGTATGAAAAGCTTTGCCTGTGTGCTGGAGCAAAACCTAAATTAATTTTTGAAGGAAGCCCGTATGTGTTAGGAATTCGGGATACTGACAGCGCGCAG GCTTTTCAGAAGAATTTGGCTCAAGCTGAGAGAATAGTAGTGGTTGGTAACGGTGGGATTGCACTTGAATTAGT GTATGAAATTGAAGGCTGTGAAGTAATCTGGGCCATCAAAGACAAAGCTATTGGGAACACTTTTTTTGATGCAGGAGCAGCTGAATTTCTTATTCCAAAActgactgctgaaaaacaagagaCTCCGATTGAATGTAAAAGAACCAAGTATACAATGGAAG gaagtgagaaaaaagaaaggcctgcagcagcaccatctGACAAACTGGGCAGCGCCTTGGGTCCTGACTGGCATGAAGGCTTACAGCTGAAAGGAACCAAAGAG TTTTCTCATAAAGTACATATTGAAATACTGTGTGAAGTAAAGAAAATACACTCGCAGCAAGAATTCTTACAACAGCAGCAGACTTCTTTGGCTTTTCCTAAAGAGGGGAAGAATGTAGAACCAGATGAAG ttctgtggCCTGTATACGTGGAATTAACTAATGGAAAAATTTATGGATGCAATTTCATTGTTAGTGCAACCGGAGTTGTGCCGAATGTGAAACCATTTCTTGATAGCAATAAT TTTGCTATAGGTGAAGATGGAGGTCTTGAAGTAGATGAACACATGCACACCTCCCTGCCGGATATCTATGCAGCTGGGGATATCTGCACGGCGGCgtggaaacacagccctgtGTGGCACCAG atgagaCTGTGGACTCAAGCTAGGCAGATGGGATGGTATGCAGCAAAATGCATGGCAGCTGATGCTTCAGGGGAGTCTATTGATCTGGATTTCAGCTTTGAGTTGTTTGCTCATGTAACAAAATTTTTCAATTACAAG GTGGTGGTTTTGGGAAAATTCAATGCTCAAGGCTTGGGTTTAGACCATGAACTAATGCTGAGATGTACCAAGGGACAAGAGTATGTTAAAGTGGTGATGCAGAACGGACGAATGATGGGAGCGGTGCTGATTGGTGAAACAGACTTGGAAGAAACCTTTGAGAACTTGATTTTAAATCAAATGGACCTTTCATCCTACGGTGAAGATCTCCTGAATCCAGATATTGATATAGAAGATTATTTTGATTGA
- the RECQL gene encoding ATP-dependent DNA helicase Q1: MTAVEVLEEELLSIENELQAVEMQIQELLDKQQELIQKKVTLKKLIKQSSGESAAGGSKETETSVEAWSKTDFPWYEKIKTALENKFKLQKFRSLQLETVNATMAGKDIFLVMPTGGGKSLCYQLPAVCSDGFTLVICPLISLMEDQLMVLEQLGISATLLNASSSKEHVKWVHSQMLDRNSQLKLLYVTPEKIAKSKMFMSKLEKAYQAGCLARIAVDEVHCCSQWGHDFRPDYKSLGILKRQFPRAPLIGLTATATNHVLKDAQNILHIQKCITFTASFNRPNLYYEVRHKPSNSEDFIEDIVKIINGRYKGLSGIVYCFSQKDSEQVTVSLQKLGIKAGTYHANMDAKYKTKVHKGWAANQIQVVVATVAFGMGIDKPDVRFVIHHSMSKSMENYYQESGRAGRDDQKADCILYYGFGDIFRISSMVVMENVGQEKLYDMVSYCQDMNKCRRVLIARHFDEVWESANCNRMCDNCCRENSLEKKNITGYCRDLIKILEQAENMSEKLTPLKLIDAWSGKGLSKLRVSEVTPPKLPREELERIIAHLLLQQYLREDFSFTAFATISYLKIGPKAGLLKNEAHIITIQGTTNKKRVYKNKPSESSESEGSSENAQTVSKTAPNSAVKKSQEHKRPNCGTNLKAKKPKLQAAGDDQPVVLD; the protein is encoded by the exons TGCTAGAGGAGGAACTGCTTTCCATTGAAAATGAGCTACAGGCAGTGGAGATGCAGATTCAGGAGCTGCTGGATAAACAGCAAGAACTCATCCAAAAGAAGGTGACATTAAAAAAGCTGATAAAGCAGTCCTCAGGAGAGTCAGCAGCAGGGGGAAGTAAAGAGACCGAAACCTCAGTTGAAGCGTGGAGTAAAACAG ATTTTCCATGGTATGAGAAGATAAAAACTGCTCTGGAAAACAAGTTTAAACTCCAGAAGTTTAGATCCTTGCAACTTGAAACTGTAAATGCTACAATGGCAGGAAAGGATATATTTCTTGTCATGCCAACAGGTGGTGGAAAGAGCCTTTGTTATCAGTTACCAGCTGTGTGTTCTGATG GTTTTACACTTGTGATATGTCCGTTGATATCACTTATGGAAGATCAGCTCATGGTTTTGGAACAGCTTGGCATTTCTGCAACTTTATTAAATGCTTCAAGCAGTAAG GAACACGTGAAATGGGTTCATAGCCAGATGCTAGACAGAAATTCACAACTGAAGCTCCTTTACGTGACCCCGGAGAAGattgcaaaaagcaaaatgttcatGTCAAAGCTAGAGAAAGCTTATCAAGCCGGATGTCTTGCTCGCATCGCTGTAGATGAGGTCCACTGTTGCAGTCAGTGGGGCCATGACTTCAGGCCAG ACTACAAATCTCTCGGTATCTTGAAAAGGCAGTTTCCACGTGCTCCCTTGATTGGATTAACTGCAACTGCTACAAATCATGTACTAAAGGATGCTCAGAATATTTTACACATTCAGAAATGCATTACCTTTACTGCGTCTTTCAACCGGCCTAATCTTTACTATGAG GTTCGGCATAAACCTTCGAATAGTGAAGATTTCATTGAGGACATTGTTAAGATCATTAATGGAAGATACAAAGGGCTCTCAG gAATTGTTTACTGCTTTTCTCAGAAGGACTCTGAGCAAGTCACCGTGAGTTTGCAGAAACTGGGAATCAAGGCAGGAACTTACCATGCAAACATGGATGCGAAATATAAGACCAAAGTTCATAAAGGATGGGCAGCAAATCAAATTCAG GTTGTGGTGGCAACTGTTGCTTTCGGCATGGGGATTGATAAACCTGATGTGAGGTTTGTAATTCATCATTCAATGAGCAAGTCAATGGAGAATTACTACCAAGAAAGTGGACGTGCAG GTAGGGATGACCAAAAGGCTGACTGCATCTTGTATTATGGTTTTGGAGATATATTCAGAATCAGCTCAATGGTAGTGATGGAAAATGTGGGGCAAGAGAAGCTGTACGATATGGTGTCTTACTGCCAGGATATGAACAA gTGTCGCCGGGTGCTCATAGCCCGCCATTTTGATGAAGTATGGGAGTCTGCAAATTGCAACAGAATGTGTGAtaactgctgcagagaaaact CGCTTGAGAAAAAGAATATCACAGGATACTGCAGGGATCTGATCAAGATACTCGAGCAAGCAGAAAACATGAGTGAGAAGCTCACTCCGCTGAAGTTAATTGATGCTTGGTCTGGAAAAGGTTTATCAAAACTCAGGGTGTCAGAAGTTACTCCACCAAAGCTCCCTCGAGAGGAACTAGAGAGAATTATTGCCCATTTACTGCTGCAGCAGTATTTAAG AGAAGACTTCAGCTTCACGGCATTTGCTACAATATCCTACCTGAAGATAGGACCAAAAGCGGGGCTGCTGAAAAACGAGGCACACATCATCACAATACAAGGgacaacaaacaagaaaagagttTACAAG AACAAACCATCTGAATCTTCTGAGTCGGAAGGAAGCAGTGAAAATGCTCAGACTGTTTCAAAGACTGCCCCGAATTCAGCAGTGAAGAAGTCACAAGAACATAAGCGGCCTAACTGTGGGACTAacttaaaagcaaagaagccTAAGCTTCAGGCAGCTGGAGACGACCAACCCGTAGTCCTCGATTAA